TGCCGTGCGTCTTGACGACGATCGTGCCGGTGCCCTGGAACTGCATGGTGAACAGCGCGCCACCGGGGATGCCGTGGCCCTCGATGCGGCGGACCTCGTGCTGCAGGCTCTCGTCGAAGGCGAGGACGTTCTCCGCGGACACGCAGATCGCGTCGCCCTGGAGCTCGACGGGGTGCAGATGGGTGGAGTTCTCGGCGAGGAACACCTGGCCGTTGCCTGTGCAGCGCATCAACTGCATCTCCTGGCCGGTGGCGCTGCCGACGATCCGCCCGGCGAACCCGGCGCCCTTGTAGCTGAAGTCGACCTTGCCCCGGTAGAGCACCATGCTGCCCTGCTTGGCCAGCACGGGCTGCCCGCCGATGCCGAGGTCGACGCGGATCAGCTTCTTGTTCTGCTGCGTCCAGCGCTGCCCGGTCGGCGTCTCCTTGTACGTCTGCAGCGCGGCCATCACACCGGCACCGCCCTGCGGGGCGCCCTGCGGCGCTCCGTAACCGCCCGGCTGCCGGCCGGGAACCTGTCCGTAGCCCGGCGGCATGGGCGCGGCGGGCTGGCCGCCGTAGGAGGGCTGCTGCTGGCCGTAGCCGGGGGGCATCGGCGCGCCGGGCCGGTCGCCGTACGACGGCTGCTGCGGCGGCTGACCGTAGGACTGCTGGCCGTAAGGCTGCTGGGGCGGGTGGCCGTACGGCGCGGGGGCCGGGGCCGGGGGCGGGACGGTGCCGCCGGCGGGCGGGGCGAGGGGGGCGATGACCGTGGGCGCGGCGTGCACGTTCGGCGCGGGCGCGGGGGCCGGGGGCGGGGTCTGGCCGGGCGGCGTGAAGCCCTGCGGGGGCGTTCCTCCCGGCGGCGGGGCGAAGCCCTGGGCGGCGGACTGCGGCGCGGGGGCCGGGGCGGGTGCGGGTGTGGGGGCCGGCGGGGCGGCGAATGCGGGCGGGGCGAAGCCGGGGGCGGCGTCGGTCTGCGGCTGCGGCTGCTGCTGCGGGGCGGCGGGCGCCTCCTCCTCCAGCACCTCGCCGCCGAAGTTCTTCAGCAGCGCCTCCAGGCCGCCGTCGAAGCCCTGCCCGACCGCGGCGAACCGCCAGCCGTCCTTGAAGTAGAAGTCACCGAGCATCACGGCCCGCTCGGTGGAGAACTCCTTGCCGTTGAAGGAGTACCGCGCGACCTCCTCGCCGCCCGCCACGATGCGCAGATAGCCGGGAGCGATCTGCGACATCTGCCCGGTGCCGTCGATGGTCGCCGTGAAGGACAGCTTCCGGATCTGCGACGGAATCCGGTCCAGCGTGACCCGGAACGACTCCGCGTCGCCGGCCTGGGCACCCAGCAACTGGATGGACTCCTCCGGGGACTTCGGCTGGTTGAAGAAGACGAAGTACCGGTCGTCCGAGAGCCGCTCGTCGGCGTCCAGACCGAAGCAGCTGATGTCGAAGGTCAGCCCGGGGGCGGAGATCTGCACGCCTACGTACAGATCCGTGCCTGCCGTGAGGTCACTGACCCTGGCCTTGTGGCCGCGTTGGAATTCCCTGGCCATGCGTAACGACCGTCCCCCATCCCGAATGTGAGTGCGTCGCGCCAGGCTAACGGCAAAGTCCGACATCGGGCGCAGCCGGTACAGACCCGGTACACAACCGCGCCCCGAGGCGGACACGGGGCGCCGGGCTCACTCCCCGCGGGCTCCGGGCACATGCGGCAGCCGCTCCGCGGCGACGACCCCTTCGAGGTAGCCGCGTGCCCGCTCGGTGCGCGGGTACGCCTCCAGCAGCCGCCAGAAGTCGGACCCGTGACCGGGGACCAGCAGATGGGCCAGCTCGTGGCAGAGGACGTAGTCGATGACGTACTCGGGCATTCCCTGCAGCCGGTGCGAGAGCCGGATGCTGCCCTCGGCCGGGGTGCACGAACCCCAGCGGGTGTTCTGGTTGGTGACCCAGCGTACGGAGGCGGGGCGGGCCCGGCCGTCGAAGTACTGCGCCGACAGCCGCTCGGCACGCTCGGCCAACTCGGCGTCGCCGAGCACCCGCTTGCTCTCCTGGGCAGCGAGTTTGTCGAGCATGACGGTGATCCAGCGCTGCTCCTCCGCCTTCGACATCCGGGCGGGGATCAGTACGACGGTGCGATCGCCCTCGCGGTACGCGGAGACCGTCCGGCGGCGCCGGGAACTCCTGCGGACCTCGATCGCGCTCGCCCCCGAGCCGCCGGGCGGCTGGCTCGTCGTGCTGCGCTGTGGCTTTCCGGCGCGGTGCAGTGGGTCGGCGGGCACGCCCCGACGTTACCCGTTGGGCATGGCCAAAGTCCCGGCTCCGGGAGGGTTCGATCCCGATCCCCCACCATGCGTTTGATTCCTATGATTCCTACGACTGATCCGCACATCCGGTTTTTCCGGCTCCGCGCGTCCGCATTGAGCGACTTTGCCTGATCGGTTTTGCCGGGTTCGCCGGATCGGTTCGGTGAATTCTGCCCGGCCACCTCAGATC
Above is a genomic segment from Streptomyces fodineus containing:
- a CDS encoding TerD family protein, which translates into the protein MAREFQRGHKARVSDLTAGTDLYVGVQISAPGLTFDISCFGLDADERLSDDRYFVFFNQPKSPEESIQLLGAQAGDAESFRVTLDRIPSQIRKLSFTATIDGTGQMSQIAPGYLRIVAGGEEVARYSFNGKEFSTERAVMLGDFYFKDGWRFAAVGQGFDGGLEALLKNFGGEVLEEEAPAAPQQQPQPQTDAAPGFAPPAFAAPPAPTPAPAPAPAPQSAAQGFAPPPGGTPPQGFTPPGQTPPPAPAPAPNVHAAPTVIAPLAPPAGGTVPPPAPAPAPYGHPPQQPYGQQSYGQPPQQPSYGDRPGAPMPPGYGQQQPSYGGQPAAPMPPGYGQVPGRQPGGYGAPQGAPQGGAGVMAALQTYKETPTGQRWTQQNKKLIRVDLGIGGQPVLAKQGSMVLYRGKVDFSYKGAGFAGRIVGSATGQEMQLMRCTGNGQVFLAENSTHLHPVELQGDAICVSAENVLAFDESLQHEVRRIEGHGIPGGALFTMQFQGTGTIVVKTHGTPVVLPVTPTTFADCNAVVAWSAASQVIVSSQVRMRRNAYPGDTGESVNLQFRGAPGNFIVVQPYEV
- a CDS encoding M48 family metallopeptidase, which produces MPADPLHRAGKPQRSTTSQPPGGSGASAIEVRRSSRRRRTVSAYREGDRTVVLIPARMSKAEEQRWITVMLDKLAAQESKRVLGDAELAERAERLSAQYFDGRARPASVRWVTNQNTRWGSCTPAEGSIRLSHRLQGMPEYVIDYVLCHELAHLLVPGHGSDFWRLLEAYPRTERARGYLEGVVAAERLPHVPGARGE